From the genome of Thermococcus chitonophagus, one region includes:
- a CDS encoding 50S ribosomal protein L5, whose protein sequence is MAITIPNREEILADWEAHPMRRPKIAKVTINIGVGESGERLTKAEKMLEQLVGQKPIRRKAKKTNRDFGIRRGEPIAVKVTLRGPKAYEMLKRLLAAVDNKLKASSFDEHGNVCFGIEEHINIPGVEYDPEIGIFGMDVCVTLERPGFRVARRKRKRAKIPTRHKLTKEEGMVYMMEEFGVEIVEG, encoded by the coding sequence GGGAAGCTCACCCAATGAGGAGGCCAAAGATTGCGAAAGTCACAATTAACATAGGCGTTGGAGAGAGCGGTGAGAGGCTTACAAAGGCCGAGAAGATGCTTGAGCAATTGGTTGGTCAGAAGCCAATAAGGAGGAAGGCCAAGAAGACAAACAGGGACTTCGGAATTAGAAGGGGAGAACCAATCGCCGTCAAAGTAACCCTGAGAGGCCCAAAGGCCTATGAGATGCTCAAGAGGCTCCTTGCGGCCGTTGACAACAAGCTTAAAGCTTCAAGCTTTGATGAGCACGGTAACGTCTGCTTTGGTATAGAGGAGCACATCAACATCCCTGGGGTTGAGTACGATCCTGAGATCGGTATCTTCGGTATGGACGTTTGCGTTACCCTAGAGAGGCCCGGCTTTAGGGTCGCAAGGAGGAAGAGGAAGAGGGCTAAGATACCCACAAGGCACAAGCTCACGAAGGAAGAGGGTATGGTTTACATGATGGAAGAGTTTGGAGTTGAGATTGTGGAGGGATGA
- a CDS encoding 30S ribosomal protein S14, whose amino-acid sequence MAKADYNKRKPRKFGKGARRCIRCGQYGPIIRIHGLMLCRHCFREVAPKLGFRKYE is encoded by the coding sequence ATGGCGAAGGCTGACTATAATAAGAGGAAGCCGAGAAAGTTTGGAAAGGGAGCGAGAAGATGTATTAGGTGTGGCCAGTACGGCCCGATAATTAGGATTCATGGTTTAATGCTCTGTAGGCACTGCTTTAGAGAGGTAGCTCCAAAGCTTGGCTTCAGGAAGTATGAGTGA
- a CDS encoding 30S ribosomal protein S8 — translation MTLLDPLANALSHITNSERVGKREVYIKPASKLIGEVLRVMQKYGYIGEFEFIDDGRAGVYRVQLLGRINKAGAIKPRFPVKVSEFEKWEKRFLPAFEFGILIVSTSQGVMSHKEAIEKGIGGRLIAYVY, via the coding sequence ATGACGCTACTTGACCCCTTGGCAAACGCTCTCTCTCATATAACCAACAGCGAGAGGGTCGGAAAGAGAGAGGTCTACATAAAGCCAGCCTCAAAGCTTATCGGCGAGGTACTTAGGGTCATGCAGAAGTACGGCTACATTGGCGAGTTCGAGTTCATTGACGATGGAAGGGCTGGAGTTTACAGGGTTCAGCTCCTTGGCAGGATAAACAAGGCTGGTGCAATAAAGCCAAGGTTTCCAGTGAAGGTTTCGGAGTTCGAGAAGTGGGAGAAGAGATTCCTTCCAGCATTCGAGTTTGGAATACTCATCGTTTCCACATCCCAAGGAGTTATGAGCCACAAAGAGGCTATAGAGAAGGGAATTGGCGGGAGATTGATAGCTTACGTCTACTGA
- a CDS encoding 50S ribosomal protein L6 gives MPVDAWVREEVEIPEGVEVTVQDNVVKVKGPKGELERKFFWPGVQIFTEDGKVVIYKDFPRRKDIAIVRTFKAHINNMIKGVTEGFTYKLKVVYSHFPITVKVQGDEVIIENFLGEKAPRKAKILPGVTVKVKGQEIIVEGIDKEAVGQTAANIEQATRITKWDRRVFQDGIYIVEKAGKPITF, from the coding sequence ATGCCAGTCGATGCATGGGTTAGGGAAGAGGTTGAAATACCAGAGGGTGTCGAGGTCACGGTTCAAGATAACGTTGTAAAGGTTAAAGGACCCAAGGGAGAGCTTGAGAGGAAGTTCTTCTGGCCAGGGGTGCAGATATTCACCGAGGACGGTAAGGTGGTAATCTACAAAGACTTCCCAAGGAGAAAGGATATAGCCATAGTGAGAACGTTCAAGGCTCACATAAACAACATGATCAAGGGTGTCACAGAGGGCTTCACGTACAAGCTTAAGGTAGTTTACAGCCACTTCCCGATCACCGTCAAGGTTCAGGGTGACGAAGTTATAATCGAGAACTTCCTCGGTGAGAAGGCTCCCAGGAAGGCTAAGATACTTCCTGGGGTCACTGTTAAGGTTAAGGGTCAGGAGATCATCGTCGAGGGCATTGACAAAGAAGCAGTTGGTCAGACCGCGGCAAACATTGAGCAGGCGACTAGGATTACCAAGTGGGATAGGAGAGTATTCCAGGACGGTATATACATCGTTGAGAAGGCTGGAAAGCCCATAACATTCTGA
- a CDS encoding 50S ribosomal protein L32e, whose translation MDEKEFKRLLRVRARLKRKKPKFLRQEWWRYPKFKNDPKWRRPKGIDSKMRLKLKGKPRSPSIGWSSPRLVRGLHPSGYEEVLVHNVKELEKLDPKRQAARIAHTVGRKKRIEILKRAEELGIKVLNPRL comes from the coding sequence ATGGACGAGAAGGAGTTTAAGAGGCTCCTCCGTGTGAGGGCGAGGCTCAAGAGGAAGAAGCCCAAGTTCCTCAGGCAGGAGTGGTGGAGGTACCCCAAGTTCAAGAACGATCCCAAGTGGAGGAGGCCCAAGGGCATAGACAGCAAGATGAGGCTCAAGCTCAAGGGCAAGCCAAGATCACCAAGCATTGGATGGAGCTCCCCAAGGCTCGTTAGGGGACTGCACCCAAGTGGCTACGAGGAAGTCCTCGTCCACAACGTTAAGGAACTCGAAAAGCTTGATCCAAAGAGGCAGGCTGCAAGGATAGCCCACACCGTTGGAAGGAAGAAGAGGATTGAGATACTTAAGAGGGCCGAGGAGCTTGGAATTAAGGTGCTAAACCCAAGATTGTGA
- a CDS encoding 50S ribosomal protein L19e yields MNTLKMQRRIAAELLKCGENRIWIDPERVDDVASAITREDIRRLIKEGVIRKKPVKGQSRYRARIRHEQKKKGRHRGPGSRKGKKTARMGKKELWIKTIRALRKELRTLKEQKKIDRKTYRMLYIRAKGGQFKSKHQLYLFLEERGLLKK; encoded by the coding sequence ATGAACACCCTCAAGATGCAGAGGAGAATTGCGGCTGAGCTGTTAAAATGTGGCGAGAACAGGATATGGATTGATCCCGAGAGAGTTGATGATGTAGCCTCAGCTATAACTAGGGAAGACATAAGGAGGCTCATTAAGGAGGGAGTAATTAGGAAGAAGCCCGTCAAAGGGCAGAGCAGATACAGGGCAAGAATAAGGCATGAGCAGAAGAAGAAAGGAAGGCACAGGGGCCCAGGAAGCAGGAAGGGTAAGAAGACGGCAAGGATGGGTAAGAAGGAGCTCTGGATCAAGACTATAAGGGCCCTCAGAAAGGAGCTCAGGACGCTCAAGGAGCAGAAGAAGATAGACAGGAAGACTTACAGGATGCTCTACATCAGGGCCAAGGGTGGACAGTTCAAGAGCAAGCACCAGTTGTACCTGTTCCTTGAAGAGCGCGGTCTTTTGAAGAAGTGA
- a CDS encoding 50S ribosomal protein L18, producing MAHGPRYRVPFRRRREGKTNYRKRLKLLKSGKPRLVVRKSLNHHIAQIIVYDPKGDRTLVSAHTRELIRDFGWKGHCGNTPSAYLLGLLIGYKAKKAGIEEAILDIGLHPPIRGSSIFAVLKGAVDAGLNVPHSPEIFPEDYRIRGEHIANYAKMLKEQDEERFRRQFGGYLEKGLDPEKLPEHFEEVKARIIGKFEGEGARE from the coding sequence ATGGCTCACGGTCCTAGGTATAGGGTTCCATTCAGGAGGAGGAGAGAGGGTAAGACAAACTACAGGAAGAGGCTCAAGCTACTTAAATCTGGAAAGCCAAGGCTCGTCGTTAGGAAGAGTCTCAACCACCACATAGCTCAGATAATAGTTTACGACCCCAAGGGAGATAGAACACTAGTTTCAGCTCACACTAGGGAACTAATAAGGGACTTTGGCTGGAAGGGCCACTGCGGTAATACCCCTTCGGCCTACCTCTTGGGCCTGCTTATAGGTTACAAGGCAAAGAAGGCCGGAATTGAGGAAGCAATACTTGACATAGGCCTCCACCCACCTATTAGGGGTAGTTCAATATTTGCCGTACTCAAGGGAGCCGTTGATGCTGGTTTAAACGTTCCTCACAGCCCAGAAATATTCCCTGAGGACTACAGGATAAGGGGAGAGCACATTGCCAACTATGCTAAGATGCTTAAGGAGCAGGATGAGGAGAGGTTTAGGAGGCAGTTTGGGGGTTACCTTGAGAAGGGTTTGGATCCTGAGAAGCTCCCCGAGCACTTTGAAGAGGTAAAGGCGAGAATTATTGGGAAGTTTGAAGGTGAGGGGGCGAGAGAATGA
- the rpsE gene encoding 30S ribosomal protein S5, with amino-acid sequence MSQEWKEYAKRVLDEWEPKTKLGMLVKEGQITDIHEIFRKGYQIKEPEIIDVLLPEVNARENQEILDIALTVRMTDSGRRVRFRVLAAVGNRDGYVGLGIGHGREVGIAIRKAINYAKLNIIEIKRGCGSWECRCRRPHSVPFTVEGKEGSVRVKLIPGPRGLGLVIGDVGKKILRLAGIQDVWSQTLGETRTTVNFAKAVFNALYNTNRVVITPEMIERYGIVVGRAMPASFTLE; translated from the coding sequence ATGAGCCAGGAGTGGAAGGAGTACGCAAAGAGGGTTTTGGATGAGTGGGAGCCAAAGACCAAGCTTGGAATGCTCGTTAAAGAGGGTCAGATAACTGACATTCATGAGATATTCAGAAAGGGTTACCAGATAAAGGAGCCCGAGATAATTGATGTGCTACTTCCAGAGGTAAACGCAAGGGAGAACCAGGAGATACTCGACATAGCTCTAACGGTTAGAATGACCGACAGCGGTAGGAGGGTCAGGTTCAGGGTTCTTGCTGCAGTAGGAAACAGGGACGGTTACGTTGGCCTTGGAATTGGTCACGGTAGGGAAGTTGGAATTGCAATAAGGAAGGCTATAAACTACGCAAAGCTCAACATAATTGAGATCAAGAGGGGCTGTGGCTCTTGGGAGTGCAGGTGCAGGAGGCCCCACTCGGTGCCATTTACCGTTGAGGGTAAGGAAGGTAGCGTTAGGGTTAAGCTCATCCCAGGACCAAGAGGTCTCGGTCTCGTCATAGGTGACGTCGGTAAGAAGATCCTGAGGCTCGCAGGCATTCAAGACGTGTGGTCCCAGACCCTTGGTGAGACCAGAACGACAGTCAACTTCGCTAAGGCGGTATTCAATGCCCTTTACAACACGAACAGGGTCGTCATAACCCCTGAGATGATAGAGAGGTACGGAATAGTCGTTGGAAGGGCAATGCCCGCAAGCTTTACCCTGGAGTGA
- a CDS encoding 50S ribosomal protein L30 produces the protein MAKLAVIRIRGRVNVKRPVRDTLAMLRLHRVNHCVIVDDTPSYLGMLQKAKDYITWGEINAETLAKLIRKRGRLIGNKPVTDEYVKEKLGMTIEEFAQKVVNGEMSLKDLPNLKPVFRLHPPRGGFRGSKKRSFKEGGALGYRGEKINDLIERML, from the coding sequence ATGGCAAAGCTCGCAGTAATAAGGATCAGGGGTAGGGTTAACGTTAAGAGGCCAGTTAGGGATACCCTCGCAATGCTTCGCCTTCACAGGGTTAACCACTGTGTCATCGTCGATGACACTCCAAGCTATCTAGGCATGCTACAGAAGGCCAAGGACTACATCACGTGGGGCGAGATAAATGCTGAAACCCTTGCAAAGCTGATCAGAAAGAGGGGCAGGCTAATTGGAAACAAGCCGGTAACAGATGAATACGTCAAGGAGAAGCTTGGTATGACGATAGAGGAGTTTGCACAGAAGGTTGTAAATGGTGAGATGAGCCTCAAGGATCTCCCTAACCTTAAGCCAGTCTTCAGACTGCACCCGCCAAGAGGCGGCTTCAGGGGAAGCAAGAAGCGCTCCTTTAAGGAAGGAGGGGCCCTTGGCTACAGAGGCGAGAAGATAAACGACCTCATTGAGAGAATGCTCTGA
- a CDS encoding uL15m family ribosomal protein: MIRRRKKVRKLRGSHTHGWGCKKKHRGGGSKGGRGMAGTGKRNKSKWTWTIKYAPDHLGKRGFSRPPEVQREVRIVNLKFIDEHLDELMQMGIAYEEEGKIVVDTTQFADKVLGTGKLTRPLIIKAKAFSPKAEEKIKAAGGEAVLV, from the coding sequence ATGATTAGGAGGAGAAAGAAGGTTAGGAAGCTTAGAGGCAGTCACACTCACGGATGGGGATGTAAGAAGAAGCACAGGGGCGGCGGAAGCAAGGGCGGTAGAGGAATGGCCGGTACTGGTAAGAGAAACAAGAGCAAGTGGACTTGGACGATTAAGTACGCTCCAGACCACCTAGGCAAGAGGGGCTTTTCAAGACCTCCAGAGGTTCAGAGGGAAGTAAGGATTGTGAACCTCAAGTTCATTGACGAGCACTTGGATGAGCTTATGCAGATGGGCATAGCCTATGAGGAGGAGGGTAAAATAGTCGTTGATACCACTCAGTTTGCCGATAAAGTCTTGGGTACTGGTAAGCTTACTAGGCCTCTCATTATAAAGGCAAAGGCCTTCTCCCCCAAGGCTGAGGAGAAAATTAAGGCTGCAGGGGGAGAGGCCGTTCTCGTTTGA
- the secY gene encoding preprotein translocase subunit SecY, whose protein sequence is MGARDIVYALEKWFPEVERPKRHVPLKEKFMWTGLALILYYVLAEIPVYGIPKQIQDYFQFLRVVLAGRNGSLLTLGIGPIVTAGIILQLLVGSEIIKLDLADPEDRRFYQALQRVFSVFMCFFEAAIWVLGGAFGRVGIDVTHAIAVLMILQLAMGGVVLIILDELVSKWGIGSGISLFIAAGVSQRILTRSLNPLTDPNIVDPLTGKPAIVGAIPYFIQHILKGDLWGAIYRGGTAPDMLAVIATIIVFLVVVYFESMRVEIPLGYRGVTIRGRYPIRFLYVSNIPIILTFALYANIQLWARLLYRYGHPWLGTFDPNTGNPISGFVLYVIPPRSIFTVIDNPVRALVYLLMTVAFSLLFGFLWVELTGLDAKSIARQLQRAGLQIPGFRRDPRTLERVLQKYIPYVTFWGSLTVALIAVLADFLGALGTGTGILLTVGIIYRFYEEIAREQISEMFPALRKFFTS, encoded by the coding sequence ATGGGGGCTAGGGACATAGTTTATGCCTTGGAGAAATGGTTTCCAGAAGTTGAAAGGCCAAAGAGACACGTTCCATTAAAGGAGAAGTTCATGTGGACGGGACTTGCACTAATACTGTACTACGTTTTAGCTGAAATCCCTGTTTATGGAATTCCAAAGCAGATACAGGATTACTTCCAGTTCCTTAGAGTGGTCCTCGCTGGTAGAAATGGTTCTCTCCTGACCCTGGGAATAGGGCCTATAGTCACGGCAGGTATAATCCTTCAGCTGTTAGTTGGTTCTGAAATAATAAAGCTCGACCTTGCAGATCCAGAAGATAGAAGGTTTTACCAAGCGCTTCAGAGGGTATTCTCGGTGTTCATGTGCTTCTTTGAGGCGGCAATCTGGGTGCTTGGTGGGGCCTTCGGTAGAGTCGGAATAGATGTCACTCATGCTATAGCTGTCCTCATGATTCTCCAGCTCGCAATGGGTGGTGTTGTGTTAATAATCCTGGATGAGCTTGTGAGTAAGTGGGGTATTGGAAGCGGTATAAGCCTATTTATAGCGGCTGGAGTTTCTCAGAGGATACTTACGAGGAGTCTTAATCCTCTGACCGATCCAAACATAGTTGATCCGCTGACGGGCAAGCCTGCTATTGTTGGTGCTATTCCATACTTCATTCAGCACATCCTAAAGGGAGATCTGTGGGGGGCCATTTACAGAGGTGGAACAGCACCGGACATGCTTGCAGTTATAGCAACGATAATAGTCTTCCTTGTAGTCGTGTACTTTGAGAGCATGCGCGTTGAGATCCCCTTGGGGTATAGGGGAGTGACGATTAGAGGAAGGTATCCGATAAGGTTCCTGTACGTCAGCAACATACCAATAATCTTGACATTCGCGCTCTATGCAAACATTCAGCTCTGGGCTAGGTTGTTGTATAGGTACGGACATCCTTGGCTTGGGACATTTGATCCTAACACGGGTAATCCAATAAGTGGTTTCGTTCTATATGTAATACCCCCAAGGAGTATATTTACTGTGATAGACAATCCAGTAAGGGCACTGGTGTACCTGTTAATGACAGTAGCTTTTAGCCTGCTATTTGGGTTCCTGTGGGTTGAACTTACAGGTCTTGACGCGAAATCAATTGCAAGACAGCTACAGAGGGCAGGTCTTCAGATCCCAGGGTTCAGGAGAGATCCAAGGACCCTTGAGAGAGTATTGCAGAAGTATATACCTTACGTCACTTTTTGGGGCTCACTAACTGTGGCACTAATAGCCGTGCTCGCGGACTTCCTGGGGGCTTTGGGAACTGGAACCGGAATACTCCTAACAGTCGGTATTATCTATAGGTTCTACGAGGAGATAGCCAGAGAGCAGATCAGCGAGATGTTCCCAGCACTAAGAAAGTTCTTTACTTCCTAA